The genome window gagcatgtgtttttaAATGGGTGACGTCACGGAgtctagaatcgactggtctgagtgtcaccatttgggaacacatgctctcgactagagtcgagtctcttctcgacctgagtcgcgtaagtgtgagttgagcctaaagctgcgtacacatactcgtgcttccaacccgaaccgagcacgctcctccctcgtaccgcccacgtaccaccatcgcacagcaatcgctccgcctccgctctctactcgcaccgatcatgaacgttacggaagatggtagatcttctcgcgttccccggtcgaaccattgttgctcgccggtcgatcatcaatcgctctgctggagtgacgttcggtcttggagcggaacgaaagtctgtacgcaccttaagttCCACCCAAGATCGGCCGTTTTTGAGcaagaactaattgacagaTCATGTTCAAATTTCGTACAGAAGTTTAGCAAGGGTCTAGTTATTCTTAAGAGGACTCAGAATtatgccaaagatacgcccaagatAGGCGGTTTtactgcgtttttccagcgttccCTGGCGGTTTTTCTGAGTTTCCTCACATTTTGCAAGAACTAATTGAGAGAAAATGTACAAATTTGATACACAGGCTCAACTGagatataaaaatgttatattggGAGGGTCTTGGAATAAAGCCAAAGTTCCGCGATTTTGAGCGTTTTCTATGCGttctcaagaactaattgacagaTCATGTTCAAACTGACCTACTTGTTTCTTTTTTTGTTTACATGACGTGTCCCTGGGGGTTTTATGCCCACCTTATAGACttaaaataactaaataactacgtttaataatattatttcatattcatagcaTTCGagcaaatgcaatttctcatttatttttattttattatagcgAGCATTTGGTGCTCAGTTTTACGGACATCACccttatcaataattaaaataactactttttcaattcttgtagactcataatattattatggaaacgatataatttgaatgcatttaaAATAGAACGTCCAGAAATAATTTGGAACACGCACAAGATTCCAAGCCATTTCAAGTAGGTGAGACTTGATTATTGGACAAGAATTAGCATTTCAAAATAATAGGCCTTTATAGGAAGTTTCTATTGATTATGATTTCAATGATATTTATGCTCACTCTCATTGCTCCGTGGACAAGCATTCCGTTGAAAAACGCTGCTGTTGCTAACAACAACATGGCGCTGACTGTCAATCCTATCGTTActgaaagaaaattataaattgcaaataattatgaaaaaatgtaaatgaaataataaatttatctaaAAACAAATGTCAAAATTTTAATTATCATAGAAACTTAAAAATCTACATTCATCATAAAGTACAATcacaataatatcaatttacaaGTCTATACCAAATTGGAAATTGAGTACTGTATGAATCTATGTAATTCGCTTGTAATGGCGAACTCACAAACGAAGCTTCGCTTTGCGCTGCACAATATTAGAGTCTAGTAATTACTAATCTAATATTATCTACTTTCCACACAGTTTAACACAAATTAGACATGATAAAAGAaacaaatctggtgtggcgcactcacacaacttttcttgccgttatgaatttgatcacctgacgctagtgttcccgcgcatctcaagtctactattcaaagatttgagccagctggtgacagggtaataacgctgaagacacacgacgtgtgctatctcttcatagtgaatcattcaatagaatcaacggttgccaacagtttgcaattggataatcacattttctcgaatttcgagcttattttcaatttgaggtgaaaatgttactgaacattagttgtagagattctcatgctgaatcttttccactcatttttttttgttcaaattgtatctgaagcctgataattgagaatctaaaatcaaactttgcatagatggggcggagctcctaaaatttttacagatatgggacttgtggcagttgatagagcttatcaatgactatttcaggtatgaatttgatcgaaatcgttggagccgtttttgagaaaatcgcgaaaaaccctgtttttgacaacattttcgccattttagccgccatcttggattgcatttgatcgaaattgttcgtgtcggatccttatagtgtaaggaccttacgttccaaatttcaagtcattccgttgattgggagataagatatcgtgtacacagacgcacatacactcatatatacacacacacacacacacacacacacacacacatacagcccaatacccaaaaaccactttttcggactcaggtgaccttaaaacgtatagaaatttagaaattggggtaccttaatttttttcggaaagcaatactttccttacctatggtaatagggcaaggaaagtaaaacaaaCAAATTAACATAATTTTACTTCATTCTCTTTTTATGTGAATTCATACAAATTGATTGATTTGTATTTTCCACCTATAGATGGATCACTATATACCATAATATGCTACTCTGAAGAATCTAAAAGCTCTAAATAAgcttttgaatttataaaaagaTCATATAAATCAGAATTAACAATccgggaaggaacagtttttggcAGTGTCTGATGCTCTTTTCCCAACCATTTATATGACttatttattatagaattgataaatatatatatatataactagtTTGTAGAGTTCTTTTTTCCGTTATTGCATGATTTTTTACTGCTTCATGAATTTGTTTGATCATCCAGAAAGACATCTTGCAGAGAGATTGTTAGCAGAGATTTTCACACCGAACAACTCATTTTGTGAGGGAGTTCAGAGTTCCCTCACAAGCGATTCCTTTCTCAGTATTCCACTGGTTACGTTTCAGAACCTTGCTTTATCTTCAACTAGATAATGTAATCACAACATTATTTAATACTAGTATCATTATTTAAGCGAAACCGTAGTCATTTCAAACCTATTCTGTTAACTAAACTTTTCAGCATAATGACTCCAGAATTGATTCTAGTGCATTGATGTTCAGTTTTCATGAAATACCTTAGAATGAGTTTTAGCTAACGAAATATCCACTTGCAACTATGTCTTTCTATTTTTCCCGCTTAATCTTGAAGAAAATATTATCTTGAACGATGAAATTGAGCTTTACATCGAGCAGTAAGTATTTCTATTTCACGTTTTTCAAAAGATACCGATACAGCGGACAACGAATGAGAACCTTCATCACATCTATTGTTTGACAATTGCTGATATAATTTGCGTTTAAGAGTGCGATAGAAGTCAATTCGTATTTACACCAACTGTTGGTGGGCGGAGGCTCACTCAGGCTCACACACTTGGCAGTGTTTGGGTTGTTGCAGTCTGAATGTGTCCCGTTCCCGTTAAATAATACTGTTTGAGCCATGAAGGCAGTGGTAACTGCTACCGTCATTATTATAGGGATTATCTCTCTTCCGGTtccaaaaaatgttgaaaaaaaatgccaaatactaaaaaaagTGAAGGGTTTCCAAggtttttctaatattaaaaagaatacttataaaatgataataataattataaatgtaATCTTATAATCTTACTTTTTTCTGTGAGATTTTCCTCGAATTGTGAATTATCCTGGTTGTGAGAAATCTTTTGGGAATTTGATGCTTCTGTTGGAGAGAAAGTCAGGTAATTTGTAACCTCCGCCATATCAACTAATTTATAAGTAATTCCGGTAGCAGCAAACACCCCAAAAGAAAAGCAGCTAATCCgcagaaaaactaaaaataaattgaaaaattagaaaatacaaGTTAAAAACAACGAAACAATAAAATAGCTCAAAAACAATTAACTCACTTATAAGAAGCATTCACAATGATTAAATAACAtttaatttgaatacaaaagACGCGTTCATTAAGGCACTCACCTTttgattctatttaaatattggCGGTTTGGAACGCATTTTTTCTACTGCAGCGTCATTTGTATATTTAATAGTATGCTCTATTACGGTAACTATGTTCTTCCGACTGATTTtgacatttgaataaataataaattttaatcatttctAAGGAAATTTCTCGCTTTCagcacctacttatcttttgtaACAAAAACGTTTCTAGCACGTCAAAATTCCATGTTTTCTGCTCCAAAATATCTCgagattatattattttaatataaaaatttacttATTTAGTAATCCAAAAATTCTCTATTCTGAGAAAAGtaaaattttaaagaaaaacacgttttttcaattttatcagaaaatcaaatattctttcaacGTAATAACCTTCAACCGTAACTTTTTAGCACTACTGGAATATCAGGCATATTCTAAATACAATTCCGAAGAGAACTTTGCACAAACATTTACGACATCTAGACAAGGCTACAGaagatgatatattttttaaattcataaaacaatgGCGCCATTCATTTAAATTCATTTCTTAGTAACCAAAAACCGtcgattttacaaaaaaaaaaatacaagaataactttttttagtaccGTAGGCctaatttaattacaaattAAGTGACAACTCATTTTCcaagattgaatgaataatttattgagatatGACAGCGTTAGTGATAAAACCAAGGTCAAGAGGGTTATGTTACGTCTTATTATTGTTTAAGTAATCTAATATACGTGCAAAGTTTCACTTCCTCTTACTCTATATtaagtaaaaaacaaaatagcGGCTATGTGAGTAACCAAGGCTTTCGAACCAGGGTCGTATATAAGGGGGGCCCAGGGCAGAGGGCCCGAGGACCACCCCCCCCaaaatgaatataaagaaaaatcaatacagtaattacagaaaaagtacagtaatctgaatttttgacgGTAAAGGTATTTTTGACGGCCTGGCTGTAAAGTAAAAAGGGCGTTCAGCGCAAATtaccctctgaatatgagcagcaAAACTGATATTAATATCATGGGGTGTTTAGTTGAAATAACTTAACCTTACATCAAACCTtacccccccccaaaaaaaataaagaaagaatatttatttgatttcacCACTGTTTCGGacagtttgaaaattatatttggatatgtttcttacccaggaacaaCATTGacctagaatattggtaggaTTTCGGAAACACTCAGTATAGTGTTTTTAGTTGCAAAGAGTACAGTGAAACTTCAAATACTGGTAGTACTGTAGGTGTAGAAAATGTTTATTGACTTGAATATTCAGTATCGAAATTACGTGAACATTTTGAAACAACTC of Nilaparvata lugens isolate BPH unplaced genomic scaffold, ASM1435652v1 scaffold5330, whole genome shotgun sequence contains these proteins:
- the LOC120355949 gene encoding uncharacterized protein LOC120355949, translated to MLQNGCGFALTKNILRVLIENGCYLDWYYLFVFLRISCFSFGVFAATGITYKLVDMAEVTNYLTFSPTEASNSQKISHNQDNSQFEENLTEKITIGLTVSAMLLLATAAFFNGMLVHGAMRNKPTCVLYWLVEQTALLFFEGLLVAFLMLNDHTISMIFVLIDI